A single genomic interval of Spirosoma linguale DSM 74 harbors:
- a CDS encoding protein of unknown function DUF34 (PFAM: protein of unknown function DUF34~KEGG: aeh:Mlg_2212 hypothetical protein) yields the protein MDSSTRTINDIANLLKNALSVQHYPADEQGGVYHPSTQPVQRIGLALEPFPGLAKWVTDMDLDAIWLHRPWQLDLSHLPANVGVLYHHLPFDETLTIGYNTRLASQLDAINPPQPLGYKADPANTKTTLSKRPIGMLIDVPEQEFDYWLSVVKRQFGGYDRAEAGHGSTGWHPASSRIAVVGAMTDAFVREAAERGAHLYLTGAYRKPGQQAVDETGIAVIAVGHRRCEEWGLDALATLLTEQGSVDCVVHHQPQVIRS from the coding sequence ATGGACTCCTCTACACGTACGATCAATGATATAGCTAATTTACTAAAAAATGCGCTGTCAGTTCAACATTACCCGGCAGACGAACAGGGGGGCGTCTATCATCCGTCCACACAGCCGGTTCAACGGATTGGCCTGGCGTTGGAGCCGTTTCCGGGTCTGGCAAAATGGGTGACGGATATGGACCTCGACGCTATTTGGCTCCATCGCCCCTGGCAATTGGACCTGAGCCATTTGCCCGCCAATGTGGGTGTGCTGTACCATCATCTTCCCTTCGACGAAACCCTGACCATCGGGTACAATACCCGACTGGCCAGCCAACTGGACGCCATTAACCCACCGCAGCCATTGGGGTATAAAGCCGATCCGGCCAATACCAAAACCACCTTATCCAAACGTCCAATCGGGATGCTCATTGATGTTCCCGAGCAGGAGTTTGATTATTGGCTGTCTGTCGTTAAGCGTCAGTTTGGGGGCTACGACCGGGCCGAAGCGGGGCATGGCTCGACGGGCTGGCATCCCGCCAGTTCCCGAATTGCCGTAGTAGGAGCCATGACCGATGCGTTCGTGCGGGAAGCAGCCGAACGGGGTGCTCATCTGTATCTGACGGGAGCCTACCGCAAACCAGGCCAGCAGGCCGTCGATGAAACCGGCATCGCGGTGATTGCCGTTGGTCACCGCCGGTGCGAAGAGTGGGGGCTGGATGCACTGGCAACGCTACTAACTGAACAGGGTTCCGTTGACTGCGTAGTACACCACCAGCCCCAGGTTATTCGAAGCTAA